In Mycteria americana isolate JAX WOST 10 ecotype Jacksonville Zoo and Gardens chromosome 3, USCA_MyAme_1.0, whole genome shotgun sequence, a single genomic region encodes these proteins:
- the TCF21 gene encoding transcription factor 21, which translates to MSTGSLSDVEDLQEVEMLECDGLKMDTNKEFGASTESNEEGSNGENGSPQKGREASGKRKKAPPKKSPLNGVSQEGKQVQRNAANARERARMRVLSKAFSRLKTTLPWVPPDTKLSKLDTLRLASSYIAHLRQILANDKYENGYIHPVNLTWPFMVAGKPESDLKEVVNTNRLCGPTAS; encoded by the exons ATGTCCACTGGGTCCCTCAGTGATGTGGAAGATCTGCAGGAGGTGGAGATGCTGGAGTGCGATGGCCTGAAAATGGATACTAACAAAGAGTTTGGGGCGTCCACCGAGAGCAACGAGGAGGGATCCAATGGCGAGAACGGCTCCCCTCAGAAGGGGAGAGAGGCCTCGGGCAAGAGGAAGAAAGCTCCCCCCAAGAAGAGCCCTTTAAATGGAGTGAGCCAGGAGGGAAAGCAGGTCCAGAGAAACGCTGCCAACGCCAGGGAGAGGGCGAGGATGAGGGTCCTTAGCAAAGCCTTCTCCAGGCTTAAGACCACCCTGCCCTGGGTGCCCCCAGACACCAAGCTTTCCAAACTGGACACCTTGAGGTTGGCCTCCAGCTATATCGCTCACCTGAGGCAGATCCTGGCCAATGACAAGTACGAAAACGGCTACATCCACCCCGTCAACCTG ACTTGGCCTTTTATGGTAGCCGGCAAACCCGAAAGTGACCTGAAAGAAGTGGTGAACACAAACCGCTTGTGCGGCCCGACGGCATCCTGA